In the Arachis ipaensis cultivar K30076 chromosome B10, Araip1.1, whole genome shotgun sequence genome, one interval contains:
- the LOC107621348 gene encoding uncharacterized protein LOC107621348, translating to MPALADFRFFIFIIPNMENQIRMPSAFSNLVWENMSNPVEVSTTNGQSWSISWVVEEEHPHRIVFTGGWRAFYEHYHLRIGATLLLSYHQPKFFNVAIYGTSFCEINYGSLPAIPTHGNYTVQFFVIIPVNDPDTLRSYNRNQLLGPCRAGDGLHLYKLSDGPQVNAHSRWVQIDQSVLSQANRTLPGIPFSRKICPRFQPNVPPLSRVYEDSPISITNERGVWTVQYTHYVGRTNGCFGVGWSALATACQLRHGHVCVVERLAPQDYRLHIY from the exons ATGCCGGCGCTCGCTGATTTTCGCTTCTTCATATTCATAATCCCCAACATGGAGAATCAAATT AGAATGCCGTCGGCCTTCTCCAACCTTGTCTGGGAGAACATGAGCAACCCCGTCGAGGTAAGCACCACAAATGGTCAGTCGTGGAGCATCTCGTGGGTTGTTGAGGAGGAGCATCCGCATCGAATCGTCTTCACCGGAGGGTGGCGAGCCTTTTACGAACACTACCATCTTCGAATCGGTGCCACGCTGCTATTATCGTATCACCAACCAAAGTTTTTCAATGTGGCCATCTACGGCACAAGTTTCTGCGAGATCAACTATGGAAG TCTTCCAGCAATACCCACACATGGCAACTATACAGTCCAGTTCTTCGTGATAATCCCGGTGAACGACCCTGATACACTG CGGTCATACAATAGAAATCAACTACTTGGCCCATGTCGGGCCGGGGACGGACTGCACTTGTATAAGCTATCTGATGGCCCCCAGGTCAATGCACATAGCCGATGGGTTCAGATCGACCAATCCGTTCTTAGTCAAGCCAATCGTACACTGCCTGGCATCCCGTTTTCTCGTAA AATATGTCCTCGCTTCCAGCCAAATGTCCCCCCTCTGTCGAGAGTCTACGAGGATAGCCCAATTTCGATTACCAACGAGAGGGGCGTGTGGACCGTTCAGTATACGCACTATGTCGGAAGGACGAACGGATGTTTTGGAGTAGGCTGGTCTGCCTTAGCAACTGCATGCCAACTAAGACACGGCCATGTGTGTGTCGTCGAGCGGCTGGCGCCGCAAGACTACCGGCTGCATATATATTGA
- the LOC107621347 gene encoding uncharacterized protein LOC107621347 — MERLSTAFELPRDLWLAIAIKVATNFIEDLCRFRMTCCIARDVGDEDTVLRMVAIPPPHEMNWWWIRDLVGRSFFKRCFEIGHPELLFREALRELYIRCNHAIGWEMLQNTASNGLDAAKYALLMELLIRTDDSVAKKKGLELFRTLEAGGLLPACYSSCFAVLTISLPDEVQLPEKGEEHMVCDSTRCLT, encoded by the coding sequence ATGGAGCGTTTGTCTACTGCCTTCGAACTACCCCGCGACCTTTGGTTAGCCATAGCCATTAAAGTCGCGACAAACTTCATCGAGGACCTGTGCAGGTTCCGTATGACGTGTTGCATTGCGCGCGATGTAGGCGACGAGGATACTGTGCTCAGGATGGTTGCCATACCACCCCCACATGAGATGAATTGGTGGTGGATACGGGACCTGGTAGGGCGAAGTTTTTTCAAGAGGTGCTTTGAGATTGGTCACCCAGAGCTTCTGTTTCGGGAGGCGCTGCGGGAGCTCTACATACGATGTAACCACGCCATCGGATGGGAAATGCTGCAGAATACAGCAAGCAATGGGTTGGACGCTGCCAAGTACGCACTTTTAATGGAGTTGCTCATCCGGACGGACGacagcgtggcaaaaaaaaaaggcTTGGAACTATTTCGCACGCTCGAAGCGGGTGGCTTACTCCCCGCATGTTACTCGAGTTGCTTCGCGGTCCTCACAATTTCTTTGCCAGATGAAGTCCAATTGCCGGAAAAGGGAGAAGAACATATGGTCTGTGACTCGACCAGATGCTTGACCTGA